The Nocardioides panzhihuensis genome has a segment encoding these proteins:
- a CDS encoding TfoX/Sxy family protein, producing the protein MAYDTELAERVRDLMPAGATEMKMFGGLAFMVNGNMACAVGLDDLLVRTGKSAYEAAIAAGAEPTIMGARTMSGYVNVAADLVRGDALADWVGRGVTTAESLPPKPPK; encoded by the coding sequence ATGGCCTACGACACTGAACTGGCCGAACGAGTGCGCGACCTGATGCCTGCCGGTGCCACCGAGATGAAGATGTTCGGTGGGCTGGCGTTCATGGTGAACGGCAACATGGCGTGCGCAGTCGGCCTCGACGACCTGCTCGTGCGCACCGGCAAGTCGGCCTACGAGGCCGCCATCGCGGCAGGTGCGGAACCGACGATCATGGGCGCCCGGACGATGTCCGGCTACGTCAACGTCGCCGCCGACCTGGTCCGCGGCGACGCGCTCGCCGACTGGGTCGGCCGCGGCGTGACGACGGCAGAGTCGCTGCCGCCGAAGCCACCGAAGTAG
- a CDS encoding exodeoxyribonuclease III, with protein sequence MRIATWNINSIRSRIDRVEAFLERHSIDVLALQETKAKPDQIPTMGLEARGYEVASVGYDQWNGVALVSRVGLDDVQVGFEGMPSFKDVAEARALTATCGGVRVTSVYVPNGRKPDDPHYAYKLEWLTALQKAATAWHDGPSAMVGDWNVCPYDEDCFDPKQFVGKTHLTPAERDAFFAIEKDFKDVVRPFVPGPEAYTYFDYYRQRFERNRGLRIDFVLGSPTFASRVTGAFVDLDERNPAIGTGSPSDHAPVIVDIAD encoded by the coding sequence GTGCGTATCGCCACCTGGAACATCAACTCCATCCGCTCCCGCATCGACCGCGTCGAGGCCTTCCTCGAACGACACTCGATCGACGTGCTCGCCCTGCAGGAGACCAAGGCCAAGCCCGACCAGATCCCGACGATGGGGCTGGAGGCGCGCGGCTACGAGGTGGCCTCGGTGGGCTATGACCAGTGGAACGGCGTCGCGCTGGTCTCCCGAGTGGGACTGGACGACGTCCAGGTCGGGTTCGAGGGGATGCCCTCGTTCAAGGACGTGGCCGAGGCCCGCGCCCTCACAGCGACGTGCGGCGGCGTACGTGTGACCTCGGTCTATGTCCCCAACGGCCGCAAGCCCGACGACCCGCACTACGCCTACAAGCTGGAGTGGCTCACCGCCCTGCAGAAGGCGGCGACCGCCTGGCACGACGGGCCGTCGGCCATGGTCGGCGACTGGAACGTCTGCCCCTACGACGAGGACTGCTTCGACCCCAAGCAGTTCGTCGGCAAGACCCACCTCACCCCCGCCGAGCGCGACGCCTTCTTCGCCATCGAGAAGGACTTCAAGGACGTCGTACGCCCCTTCGTGCCCGGCCCGGAGGCCTACACCTACTTCGACTACTACCGGCAGCGCTTCGAGCGCAACCGCGGCCTGCGCATCGACTTCGTCCTCGGCTCGCCGACGTTCGCCTCGCGGGTCACCGGCGCCTTCGTCGACCTCGACGAGCGCAACCCTGCCATCGGCACCGGCTCCCCCTCCGACCATGCTCCGGTGATCGTCGACATCGCCGACTGA